One Defluviitoga tunisiensis genomic window carries:
- a CDS encoding protein-L-isoaspartate(D-aspartate) O-methyltransferase — translation MDFELARKRMVHEQLELRGITDRKVLDAFLKVERHLFVPENVKEYAYEDCPLPIGEGQTISQPYMIALMLQHLNLDENDVVLEIGTGSGYQTALLAEIVKFVYSIERSETLAKRAKEILEDLDYKNIKIYVGDGTKGWPEEDISFDKIIVSAGAPDVPEPLFNQLKVGGRMVIPVGSRHYQTLLIVTKMEDLSMKKEFAGGCTFVPLVGEYGWSG, via the coding sequence ATGGATTTTGAGCTAGCACGTAAGAGAATGGTTCATGAACAGCTTGAACTAAGAGGGATAACTGATAGGAAGGTTTTGGATGCTTTTCTAAAAGTGGAGAGGCATCTTTTTGTGCCTGAGAATGTTAAAGAGTACGCATATGAAGATTGTCCTTTACCCATCGGGGAGGGGCAGACTATTTCTCAACCGTATATGATTGCTTTAATGTTGCAACATTTGAATTTAGATGAAAATGATGTTGTTTTGGAAATTGGTACAGGGTCTGGTTATCAAACAGCATTATTAGCTGAAATAGTCAAATTTGTGTATTCGATAGAAAGGAGTGAAACTTTAGCTAAAAGGGCTAAAGAAATACTCGAAGACTTGGATTATAAGAATATAAAAATTTATGTTGGAGACGGAACAAAAGGATGGCCAGAAGAGGATATTAGTTTTGATAAAATTATTGTTTCTGCAGGGGCACCTGACGTTCCTGAACCATTATTTAATCAATTAAAAGTTGGCGGAAGAATGGTTATTCCAGTAGGGTCAAGACATTATCAAACTTTATTGATAGTTACTAAAATGGAAGATTTAAGTATGAAAAAGGAATTTGCAGGAGGATGTACTTTTGTTCCACTTGTTGGCGAGTATGGCTGGAGTGGATAG
- a CDS encoding metal-dependent hydrolase family protein, translating into MKKFAFVGGLLIDGTGKDPVSNSLVLVEDKKVKYAGKMKEFEGDYERIDITGKTIMPGLIDSHLHFSGNLTDNDSDWVLEPVTQKTIVAVAQAREALEHGLTSVGEISRFGIHLRNMIEAGIIPGPRIVATGLGFCRTSGHGDSHKLPLEYNDASHPWAERVDGPWDLRKAVRRRLREGPDAIKIWSTGGGIWRLDAKADLHYTMEEIQAVVDEANMVVLPVWSHAEGYEGALNSCKAGVSAIIHGQELNEECLEIMKEKDISFCPTLQFFYEWFSVYEPPYRPILDKYPGQTVAEKELNRIIDNLQNANKKGIRITVGSDSFCSSLTPYGRYAITEIYTLNKAGLTEMEAILAATKNGAEMLKIDNITGTLEEGKFADLLVLSDNPLEDIHNIDVEKMQVIMKEGEFVKNFL; encoded by the coding sequence ATTAAGAAGTTTGCTTTTGTGGGTGGTTTGTTGATAGACGGTACTGGAAAAGATCCAGTTAGTAATTCTTTGGTACTTGTTGAAGATAAAAAAGTTAAGTATGCTGGTAAAATGAAGGAGTTTGAAGGAGATTATGAGAGAATAGATATTACTGGTAAGACTATTATGCCTGGTTTAATTGATAGTCATCTTCATTTTAGCGGGAACCTAACTGATAATGATTCAGATTGGGTGCTTGAACCAGTTACTCAAAAAACGATTGTTGCAGTTGCTCAAGCTCGTGAAGCCTTAGAGCACGGTTTAACTTCTGTGGGAGAAATTTCAAGATTTGGAATTCATCTTAGAAACATGATTGAAGCTGGTATTATTCCTGGTCCTCGAATAGTTGCAACTGGTCTTGGATTTTGTAGGACATCTGGACATGGAGATTCTCACAAGTTGCCTTTAGAATATAATGATGCTTCTCATCCTTGGGCTGAGAGGGTAGATGGACCTTGGGATCTTCGAAAGGCTGTAAGAAGGAGACTTCGTGAAGGTCCTGATGCAATTAAAATTTGGTCTACGGGTGGAGGAATATGGCGTCTTGATGCAAAAGCTGATCTTCACTATACAATGGAAGAGATTCAAGCAGTTGTTGATGAAGCAAATATGGTAGTTCTTCCAGTGTGGTCACATGCTGAAGGTTATGAAGGGGCGTTGAATTCTTGTAAGGCAGGGGTATCTGCCATCATTCATGGGCAAGAATTAAATGAAGAATGCCTTGAAATAATGAAAGAAAAAGATATTTCATTTTGCCCTACCTTGCAATTTTTTTATGAATGGTTTAGCGTGTATGAACCTCCTTACAGGCCAATTCTTGATAAGTATCCGGGACAAACTGTTGCGGAAAAAGAGTTAAATCGTATTATTGACAATCTACAAAATGCTAATAAAAAAGGTATTAGAATCACTGTAGGGTCTGATTCTTTTTGTAGTAGCTTAACCCCTTATGGAAGATATGCCATTACTGAAATATATACGCTTAATAAAGCAGGTTTAACAGAGATGGAGGCTATATTGGCTGCAACTAAAAATGGAGCAGAAATGCTTAAAATAGATAATATAACTGGAACTCTTGAAGAAGGAAAGTTTGCAGATTTACTGGTTCTTTCTGATAATCCTTTGGAAGATATACACAATATTGATGTTGAAAAGATGCAGGTTATTATGAAAGAAGGAGAATTTGTTAAAAATTTTTTGTAA
- a CDS encoding class I SAM-dependent methyltransferase, translated as MDSKKFDLWAEEYDKSVQISSDNNEFPFAGYNNLLNTIYNIIHKKEKASVLDIGFGTGTLIKKLYDEGYEIYGVDFSKKMIEIAKDKMPLAKLYQYDFSKGLPQEIENNKFDYIISTYAMHHLEDNYKVQFINKLKELLSKEGEIIIGDIAFKTRTLLEKCKKDYSKYWDDEETYIIFDEIKEFFHQDNIHFIPISHCAGILHLKK; from the coding sequence TTGGACAGCAAAAAATTTGACTTATGGGCAGAAGAATACGATAAAAGTGTTCAAATAAGTAGCGATAATAACGAATTCCCCTTTGCTGGATACAATAATCTTCTAAACACAATCTACAATATAATTCACAAAAAAGAAAAGGCAAGCGTATTAGATATAGGCTTTGGCACAGGAACGCTAATAAAAAAACTTTATGATGAAGGCTATGAAATATATGGTGTTGACTTTTCTAAAAAAATGATAGAAATAGCAAAAGACAAAATGCCTTTAGCCAAACTATATCAATATGATTTTTCTAAAGGACTTCCTCAAGAAATTGAGAACAACAAATTTGACTATATAATAAGTACATATGCAATGCACCACTTAGAAGACAATTACAAAGTGCAGTTTATTAATAAACTGAAAGAACTACTTTCCAAAGAAGGAGAAATTATTATAGGCGATATAGCCTTTAAAACAAGAACATTATTAGAAAAATGTAAAAAAGACTACTCTAAATATTGGGATGACGAAGAAACATACATCATTTTTGATGAAATCAAAGAATTTTTCCATCAAGATAATATTCACTTCATACCAATTTCTCACTGTGCGGGAATTTTGCACCTTAAAAAATGA
- a CDS encoding bifunctional dihydroorotate dehydrogenase B NAD binding subunit/NADPH-dependent glutamate synthase produces the protein MFEISDKIQIAKDTFSVWVEAPKIVENAKPGQFVIVMGEEDGERIPLTIADTKGSKIRLIFQVVGKSTKKMAELEKGQSYAHVVGPLGKPSEIDYYGTVLLIGGGIGIAPIYPILKALKQAGNKVIAILGARTSNLLILEDEFRQIADRVIITTDDGSKGMKGLVTDAMKLLAQEGEKVDRAWAIGPVIMMKYATLTAQELGYPITVSLNPIMVDGTGMCGGCRVTIAGSVKFACVDGPEFDGELVNWDELLNRLGQYKEEEKRALQEIKKKKPKNILKNKVPVRKQPPEERRRNFQEVSFGYCLEEALMEAERCLQCKNAPCIEGCPVGVDIPGFIRALLEGDLSRSAEILKSYNNLPSICGRVCPQENQCEGVCTLGKSKVFEPVAIGRLERFVGDWDMVQKRQEVREELSNSEIKGKVAVVGSGPSGLTVAADLAKMGYYVKIFEALHKPGGVLMYGIPEFRLPKRIVYEEIEYVKSLGVEIQTDVVVGKTVTIDELRKEYDAIYIATGAGTPKFLNIPGENLNGVYSSSEFLTRVNLMKAYEFPYYDTPVKMGKNVVVVGGGNVAMDASRSALRLGTDKVTVVYRRTENEMPARREEYENAVEEGIEFMWLTNPVECIGDDRGNLVGVVCQKMELGEPDASGRRRPVPVKDSNFTITCDMFIVAIGQEANRVLLDNFTELELNKWGYIKADPETGATSVEGVYAGGDIVTGAATVIEAMGAGKKAAKAIDEYVFSRIKERKS, from the coding sequence ATGTTTGAAATTTCAGACAAGATTCAAATAGCTAAGGATACTTTTAGTGTTTGGGTTGAGGCACCTAAGATTGTAGAGAATGCCAAACCAGGACAATTTGTTATTGTTATGGGGGAGGAAGATGGAGAAAGAATACCTTTGACAATAGCAGATACAAAAGGTAGTAAAATCAGGCTTATTTTCCAGGTTGTGGGTAAAAGTACCAAAAAAATGGCTGAATTAGAAAAGGGACAGAGCTATGCTCATGTAGTAGGACCTCTGGGAAAGCCTTCAGAAATAGATTATTATGGGACAGTTTTGCTGATAGGTGGTGGAATTGGTATTGCCCCAATTTACCCAATTTTAAAGGCTTTAAAACAAGCTGGAAACAAGGTTATTGCTATTTTGGGAGCTAGAACCTCAAATTTATTGATTTTAGAAGATGAATTTCGTCAAATTGCTGATAGGGTAATTATTACCACTGATGATGGTTCTAAAGGAATGAAGGGATTAGTAACCGATGCTATGAAATTGTTAGCTCAAGAAGGTGAAAAGGTAGATAGAGCTTGGGCTATTGGTCCTGTAATTATGATGAAATATGCTACTTTAACGGCTCAGGAATTAGGTTATCCGATAACAGTGTCTTTGAACCCTATAATGGTTGATGGGACAGGAATGTGTGGAGGATGTAGGGTTACTATAGCCGGTAGCGTTAAATTTGCTTGTGTAGACGGGCCTGAGTTCGATGGAGAGTTAGTTAACTGGGATGAACTGTTAAATAGGTTGGGGCAATATAAAGAGGAAGAGAAAAGGGCTCTGCAAGAAATCAAGAAAAAGAAACCTAAGAATATTTTGAAAAATAAGGTGCCTGTTCGAAAACAACCTCCAGAAGAAAGAAGAAGAAACTTTCAAGAGGTTTCATTTGGTTACTGTTTAGAGGAAGCGCTTATGGAGGCAGAAAGGTGTTTGCAGTGTAAGAATGCCCCATGTATCGAAGGATGTCCTGTAGGTGTAGATATTCCTGGCTTTATCCGTGCGTTATTAGAGGGTGATCTTTCAAGGTCAGCTGAAATTTTAAAATCTTACAATAATCTTCCTTCAATATGTGGAAGAGTGTGTCCACAAGAAAATCAATGTGAAGGGGTATGTACACTGGGTAAATCTAAGGTGTTTGAACCAGTTGCTATCGGCAGACTTGAGAGGTTTGTTGGAGATTGGGATATGGTTCAAAAAAGGCAAGAGGTAAGAGAAGAACTTTCAAACAGTGAAATTAAAGGTAAAGTTGCTGTTGTAGGTTCTGGTCCTTCTGGTTTGACAGTGGCTGCTGATTTGGCAAAGATGGGATATTACGTTAAGATATTTGAAGCTTTGCACAAACCTGGCGGAGTTTTGATGTATGGAATTCCTGAATTTAGGCTTCCAAAAAGGATTGTATATGAAGAGATTGAATATGTTAAATCCTTGGGGGTAGAAATTCAAACGGATGTTGTTGTAGGAAAGACTGTAACAATAGACGAATTGAGAAAGGAATATGATGCAATTTATATTGCTACAGGAGCTGGAACTCCTAAGTTTTTAAACATCCCGGGAGAGAATCTAAACGGTGTTTATTCATCTAGTGAGTTTTTAACTAGGGTTAATTTGATGAAAGCTTATGAATTCCCATATTATGATACGCCTGTAAAAATGGGGAAGAATGTAGTTGTCGTTGGTGGAGGTAACGTTGCTATGGATGCTTCTCGTTCTGCTTTGAGGTTAGGTACAGACAAAGTTACGGTTGTTTATCGTAGGACAGAAAATGAGATGCCAGCTAGAAGAGAAGAGTATGAAAATGCAGTTGAGGAAGGAATTGAGTTTATGTGGCTCACTAACCCTGTTGAATGTATTGGAGATGATAGGGGTAATTTGGTGGGTGTTGTTTGCCAAAAGATGGAACTTGGAGAACCTGATGCTTCTGGTAGAAGAAGACCTGTTCCAGTTAAAGATAGTAACTTTACCATTACCTGTGACATGTTTATAGTAGCGATTGGACAAGAAGCAAACAGGGTTTTGTTAGACAATTTCACTGAACTTGAGTTGAATAAATGGGGTTATATAAAAGCAGATCCAGAAACTGGAGCAACCTCTGTAGAAGGGGTTTATGCAGGTGGAGATATAGTTACAGGTGCCGCTACTGTTATAGAAGCGATGGGGGCTGGTAAGAAGGCTGCTAAAGCTATTGATGAATATGTATTCTCTAGAATCAAGGAGAGAAAGAGTTAA
- a CDS encoding DUF4438 domain-containing protein, with protein sequence MRTNRDRLVMISVQGTVSNPEHTGRHSVSHDGEPFMVPGTGGITYNVRVGDSAFGWEVDHVEPGVSTLLDQKDRNSPQNRGYHFYACVGNEAKVVTGDAKGAKGVVTGHHGGAEHILIDFSEDVLDKLTLDDKFLIKGFGQGLKLLDYPDVHVYNLDPNLLEKMNVVEKNGELHVPVVAVVPPFLMGSGIGSTTMGTGDYDIMTADYDALKEYGLTGLRFGDLVYIQDHDNSYGRCYRKGAASIGVIIHSDCKLAGHGPGVTILMTCAKGILKPIISQDANIAKILKIGRFEEK encoded by the coding sequence GTGAGGACAAATAGAGATAGACTGGTCATGATTTCTGTACAAGGTACTGTTTCTAATCCTGAACATACTGGTAGGCATTCTGTTTCTCATGATGGAGAGCCTTTTATGGTACCAGGAACTGGTGGTATTACATACAACGTTAGGGTTGGCGACTCTGCTTTTGGTTGGGAAGTTGATCATGTTGAGCCTGGTGTTTCTACGTTGTTAGATCAGAAAGACAGAAATTCACCACAAAATAGAGGTTATCATTTTTATGCCTGTGTTGGAAATGAAGCAAAGGTTGTTACAGGGGATGCTAAAGGGGCAAAAGGGGTTGTTACTGGGCATCATGGTGGTGCAGAACATATTCTTATTGATTTTTCTGAAGACGTTTTGGATAAATTAACTCTTGACGATAAGTTTTTAATTAAAGGGTTTGGTCAAGGTTTGAAATTATTAGATTATCCGGATGTACATGTGTATAATTTAGATCCAAATCTCTTAGAAAAGATGAATGTGGTTGAAAAGAATGGAGAATTACATGTTCCTGTTGTTGCGGTTGTTCCTCCTTTTTTAATGGGATCAGGGATAGGTTCTACAACTATGGGAACTGGGGATTATGATATTATGACGGCTGATTATGATGCTTTAAAAGAGTATGGCTTGACTGGGTTAAGGTTTGGGGATTTGGTATATATTCAAGACCATGACAATTCCTACGGTAGATGTTATAGAAAAGGTGCCGCTTCAATTGGTGTGATTATACACAGTGATTGTAAGCTAGCAGGGCATGGACCAGGAGTTACGATTTTAATGACATGTGCTAAAGGAATCTTAAAGCCTATTATTTCACAAGATGCTAATATAGCAAAAATACTTAAGATTGGTAGATTTGAAGAGAAGTAA
- a CDS encoding MFS transporter — translation MKKRHPMVDTLINLKGNPKVCVLTEPLWGIPYNLYLPYASIYMHSLGLGDVQIGIITSIGLVFQILFALLSGAITDKLGRRKTTFIFDIIAWSVPCLIWAFAKNFTYFLIAAIINSVHRVTANSWMCLMVEDAQEEKLVHIYSWVHISGLIAAFFAPIAGVFVGKFSVVPAVRILYLIAFVMMTLKFVILYIFSHETKQGQRRIEETKDESVFSLLKQYGDVFKIIKNSPETLLAFGILLVMSIVNMINNTFWPLFITEKVGIPVQNVSLFHLLRSATVLVLFFIVVPKINVERFKYPLLTGFGTFVVSQLLLISTPFKGYAILVISTLLEALSLSLINPLTDSLTVITVDPKERARIMAILHVIMIGLTSPFGWIAGLLSEKWRGLPFVVNLILFVIGAIFTYYLAIVLERKNHKEVKFSEESLK, via the coding sequence TTGAAAAAACGTCATCCTATGGTTGATACCTTAATAAATTTAAAAGGTAATCCAAAAGTTTGTGTACTAACTGAGCCTTTATGGGGTATACCGTATAATTTATATTTGCCATATGCTTCGATATACATGCATTCGTTAGGTCTAGGAGATGTGCAGATTGGTATTATAACGAGTATAGGATTGGTTTTTCAGATTTTATTTGCCTTGTTGAGTGGAGCGATTACTGATAAACTAGGCAGAAGGAAAACAACTTTTATATTTGATATTATAGCCTGGAGTGTTCCGTGTTTAATTTGGGCTTTTGCAAAAAACTTTACGTATTTTTTAATAGCTGCTATAATCAATAGTGTTCATAGGGTAACTGCTAATTCTTGGATGTGTTTAATGGTTGAGGATGCACAAGAAGAAAAGTTAGTACATATTTATTCTTGGGTGCATATTTCAGGATTAATAGCCGCTTTTTTTGCACCTATTGCAGGAGTATTTGTGGGAAAGTTTAGTGTTGTACCTGCTGTAAGGATTTTGTATTTAATCGCTTTTGTTATGATGACGCTAAAATTTGTTATTTTGTATATATTTTCACATGAAACTAAACAAGGTCAACGAAGAATAGAAGAAACAAAAGATGAAAGTGTATTTTCTTTGTTGAAGCAATACGGCGATGTATTCAAAATTATTAAAAATTCTCCTGAAACGTTGTTAGCTTTTGGAATATTGTTGGTTATGAGTATAGTTAATATGATAAATAATACATTTTGGCCACTTTTTATTACAGAAAAAGTAGGTATTCCTGTTCAAAATGTGTCGTTGTTTCATCTTTTGCGATCTGCAACCGTTTTAGTTCTTTTTTTCATTGTGGTTCCAAAAATTAATGTTGAACGGTTTAAGTATCCACTTTTAACAGGATTTGGAACCTTTGTAGTTAGCCAATTATTGTTAATTAGCACTCCTTTCAAAGGGTATGCAATTTTAGTTATCAGTACGTTATTAGAAGCGCTCAGTTTATCTCTTATTAATCCTCTTACAGACTCACTTACAGTTATTACTGTTGATCCAAAAGAGCGAGCAAGGATTATGGCAATCTTACATGTGATCATGATCGGATTAACTTCGCCTTTTGGATGGATAGCGGGACTTCTTTCTGAGAAATGGCGTGGGTTACCTTTTGTAGTAAATTTAATACTTTTTGTTATTGGCGCAATTTTCACTTACTATTTAGCTATCGTTCTTGAAAGAAAAAATCACAAAGAAGTGAAGTTTAGCGAAGAATCGTTGAAATGA